Proteins from a genomic interval of Clostridium sp. AN503:
- a CDS encoding HD domain-containing phosphohydrolase, protein MPEQIKIAHIDAAAAVYAVNATLRRIDERLVDHGERVAFIACELCEEGNLPMDMKTLFLLCAFHDIGAYKTDEIDRMLEFETHDVWNHSVYGYLFMKYMSPLKESAEAILYHHTSWDDLCRTDTDQRDYASLIHLADRIDIAFTYGLDAAGIERLMHDVKDLFRADYSEIARTCYHKHEMFEQLADGSYLQKNRKRLEEFFPIADETLEYLKMIVYAIDFRSEHTVTHTINTVSLALDIARHFGFTKEELEKIYLGALLHDVGKIAIPVSILEYPGKLAPEEMEVMRTHVKETEYLIRGIVPEEICRIAVRHHEKLNGSGYPYGLTGDDLTLPERIVAVADIVSALSSRRSYKEPFPREKTLKILEQMSKSQLDPSVCAYVSEHYDSIMKSTEPDRIRIIEMYQSIMQEYERVAARMEAMGM, encoded by the coding sequence ATGCCGGAACAGATTAAGATAGCGCATATTGATGCGGCGGCCGCGGTTTATGCAGTGAACGCCACATTACGAAGGATAGACGAGCGTCTTGTGGATCATGGAGAGAGGGTTGCTTTTATAGCCTGTGAACTGTGTGAGGAAGGGAATCTTCCGATGGATATGAAAACATTGTTCCTCCTCTGTGCATTCCATGATATCGGCGCTTATAAGACGGATGAGATCGACCGTATGCTGGAGTTTGAGACCCATGACGTGTGGAACCACTCTGTTTACGGATATCTTTTCATGAAATATATGTCGCCGCTGAAAGAGAGCGCGGAGGCGATCCTGTATCATCATACGTCCTGGGACGACCTGTGCCGGACAGATACGGATCAGAGAGACTATGCCTCTCTGATCCATCTGGCGGACCGGATCGATATTGCATTTACTTATGGGCTGGACGCCGCGGGGATTGAGCGGCTGATGCATGATGTAAAGGACCTGTTCCGGGCGGATTATTCAGAGATTGCCAGAACCTGTTACCATAAACATGAGATGTTTGAGCAGCTTGCCGACGGTTCTTATCTTCAGAAGAACCGGAAGCGTTTGGAGGAATTTTTCCCGATAGCAGATGAGACGCTGGAGTATTTAAAGATGATCGTGTATGCCATTGATTTCAGGAGCGAGCATACGGTGACTCACACGATCAATACAGTGTCCCTGGCCCTTGACATCGCCAGGCATTTTGGGTTTACAAAAGAGGAGCTTGAGAAGATCTATCTGGGTGCGCTTCTTCATGACGTGGGCAAGATCGCGATCCCCGTATCGATCCTGGAATACCCGGGAAAGCTGGCTCCGGAGGAGATGGAGGTCATGCGTACCCATGTAAAGGAAACGGAGTATCTGATCCGGGGGATAGTGCCGGAGGAGATCTGCCGTATTGCGGTACGCCATCATGAGAAGCTGAACGGCAGCGGTTACCCCTATGGGCTTACCGGTGACGATCTGACCTTGCCGGAGCGGATCGTGGCGGTGGCGGATATCGTGAGCGCTTTAAGCAGCAGGCGCAGCTATAAGGAGCCGTTTCCCAGAGAAAAGACCTTAAAGATCCTGGAGCAGATGAGCAAAAGCCAGTTAGACCCGTCAGTCTGTGCTTATGTATCTGAGCATTATGACAGTATCATGAAATCCACAGAGCCGGACCGTATCCGGATCATTGAAATGTACCAGAGTATTATGCAGGAGTATGAGAGGGTAGCGGCGCGGATGGAGGCAATGGGGATGTAG
- a CDS encoding sugar ABC transporter substrate-binding protein, whose product MRRKISAVLLTVAMTMAMTGCSSGTPQTAAETGAARTEAAGQGEAKQGEAKQEEASAPKSDIKLGFTVSFITGYYSAMVDGVNEAAAAQGVEVVLLNAESDTVKQSQQMENLIAQKVDAILCNPEDGTAISASVQKAMDAGVPVIGMDREITEATPAKQIIANSYDLAYKLVDDFGKSGDCADLSEPLKVLVMVGTMSDSYAVNCLEAHRKAIEDNPDKFELVAEIPGEWNQDTALKGLQNALSANPDVDLIITPSDMYLPCIQSALEQIGRWKKIGEEGHTMVLSMDGDTNGIQAIKDGYTEADAVIDAKELGRMAVENAIKIINGEEKSDGAYLDIPGFIVTYENFDTEAPKAYSYGDLK is encoded by the coding sequence ATGAGAAGGAAAATATCTGCAGTCCTGTTGACGGTGGCAATGACGATGGCAATGACCGGATGTTCGTCCGGCACGCCGCAGACGGCGGCTGAGACCGGTGCTGCCAGGACAGAAGCGGCAGGACAGGGAGAGGCAAAGCAGGGCGAAGCAAAGCAGGAGGAGGCTTCTGCGCCAAAGAGTGATATCAAGCTGGGCTTCACGGTCAGCTTTATCACCGGATATTACAGTGCTATGGTGGACGGGGTCAATGAAGCGGCTGCCGCTCAGGGCGTGGAGGTGGTTTTGCTGAATGCGGAGAGCGATACGGTGAAGCAGAGCCAGCAGATGGAGAATCTGATCGCTCAGAAGGTAGATGCGATCCTCTGCAACCCGGAGGACGGAACGGCAATCTCTGCGTCGGTGCAGAAGGCCATGGATGCAGGCGTGCCGGTCATCGGAATGGACCGTGAGATCACCGAGGCCACGCCCGCCAAGCAGATCATTGCCAACAGCTATGACCTGGCTTATAAGCTGGTGGATGATTTTGGGAAATCCGGGGACTGTGCGGACTTGTCCGAACCGTTAAAGGTCCTGGTCATGGTGGGGACCATGTCGGATTCTTATGCGGTTAACTGCCTGGAGGCCCACAGAAAAGCCATTGAGGATAATCCGGACAAATTTGAGCTGGTTGCAGAGATCCCCGGTGAATGGAATCAGGATACGGCTCTGAAAGGACTTCAGAATGCACTTTCCGCCAATCCGGATGTGGACCTGATCATTACTCCCTCTGACATGTACCTTCCCTGTATCCAGAGCGCTTTAGAGCAGATCGGCAGATGGAAGAAGATCGGGGAGGAAGGCCATACCATGGTGCTTTCCATGGATGGAGATACCAACGGGATTCAGGCCATCAAGGACGGCTACACAGAGGCGGATGCCGTCATAGACGCCAAGGAGCTTGGGCGGATGGCAGTGGAAAATGCCATAAAGATCATAAACGGGGAGGAAAAATCCGATGGGGCCTATCTGGACATTCCCGGATTTATCGTTACCTATGAGAATTTCGACACGGAGGCGCCTAAGGCATACAGCTATGGTGATCTGAAGTAG
- a CDS encoding ABC transporter permease produces MKKTGGIKKLVLDYPAILFVLVTVVLSVLFVPYFVSEYNIKNLCLQMCDLLIIACGLTFTELNASTDFSCTSVLAVSSMTGAYIMAMSPLKSHPLLAVAVAILAMLLIGVLFGLINSFAIIKLKMPAFIATMATMLIGSAFAYWFASRVNSGKTSIGGLPAVFVALGGSGRFFLVPIVITAVMWFLADFILTKTKLGRDIYAVGTNPTAAFISGVSVKKTIFWMFMLTAVFSSVESIILTARSAAGMSGLGSTMFINIVSAVIIGGTSVSGGFGGVRQTLLGALFIVIINNAMNLIGIEWYTIMLCQGLLILAATVIDYFIKKSRMLGKGKT; encoded by the coding sequence ATGAAGAAAACAGGCGGTATTAAAAAATTAGTTTTGGATTACCCTGCAATTCTGTTTGTGTTGGTGACAGTTGTATTAAGCGTCCTGTTTGTCCCATATTTTGTTTCGGAGTATAACATAAAGAACCTCTGCCTGCAGATGTGCGACCTTTTGATCATTGCCTGCGGCCTCACCTTTACGGAGCTGAACGCCAGCACGGATTTTTCCTGTACGTCCGTGCTGGCAGTGTCCAGCATGACCGGGGCGTATATCATGGCGATGTCGCCCCTTAAGTCCCATCCGCTGCTGGCCGTGGCTGTGGCGATCCTGGCAATGCTCCTGATCGGCGTTTTATTCGGCCTGATCAACAGCTTTGCGATCATCAAGCTGAAAATGCCTGCATTTATTGCAACCATGGCAACCATGCTGATCGGATCGGCCTTCGCTTATTGGTTTGCCTCCAGGGTGAACTCGGGAAAGACCAGTATCGGCGGCCTTCCGGCGGTATTTGTAGCTCTGGGCGGTTCGGGGAGATTCTTTTTAGTCCCGATCGTGATCACCGCAGTTATGTGGTTTCTGGCGGATTTTATTCTGACAAAGACGAAGCTGGGCAGGGATATCTATGCGGTTGGGACCAACCCTACGGCGGCATTTATCTCCGGAGTCAGCGTAAAAAAGACCATTTTCTGGATGTTCATGCTGACGGCGGTATTCTCCTCCGTGGAGAGTATCATCCTGACAGCCAGGAGCGCAGCGGGGATGTCCGGCCTTGGGAGCACGATGTTTATCAATATCGTGTCTGCGGTCATCATCGGAGGAACCAGCGTCAGCGGAGGCTTCGGGGGTGTGAGGCAGACGCTTCTGGGAGCGCTGTTCATTGTCATCATCAACAATGCCATGAATCTGATCGGGATTGAATGGTATACGATCATGCTCTGCCAGGGGCTTTTGATCCTGGCGGCAACCGTGATCGATTACTTTATCAAGAAGTCACGAATGCTGGGGAAGGGAAAAACATGA
- a CDS encoding TetR/AcrR family transcriptional regulator has translation MAKKNARNTRGKIVNAAWKLFYEQGYEDTTVEEIIELSGTSKGSFYHYFDGKDALLSTLSSLFDEKYEELTEVLDPEMPAMDQLLFLNSELFGMIENSISLDLLTRLYSTQLTTNGAKHLLDHNRIYYKLLRRIIAKGQADGQLSAQSSVSEMVKLYALCERALLYDWCLCGGEYSLRQYSCRVMPGFLSSFLP, from the coding sequence GTGGCAAAGAAAAACGCGCGAAATACCCGTGGAAAGATCGTAAACGCTGCCTGGAAGCTGTTTTACGAACAGGGTTATGAGGATACGACCGTGGAGGAGATCATCGAGCTTTCCGGCACCTCCAAAGGGTCTTTCTATCATTATTTTGATGGAAAGGACGCCCTGTTGAGCACCTTAAGTTCTCTGTTTGATGAAAAATACGAGGAACTCACTGAAGTTCTGGATCCTGAGATGCCTGCCATGGACCAGCTTCTCTTTCTGAACAGCGAGCTGTTTGGCATGATCGAAAACAGTATTTCCCTGGATCTGCTGACGCGCCTTTACTCCACCCAGCTGACGACAAACGGGGCAAAACACCTTCTGGACCACAACCGCATCTATTATAAGCTGCTGCGCAGGATCATCGCCAAAGGCCAGGCAGACGGACAGCTCAGCGCCCAGTCCAGCGTCAGTGAGATGGTCAAGCTCTATGCCCTCTGCGAGCGGGCGCTGCTCTACGACTGGTGCCTGTGCGGCGGCGAGTACTCCCTCCGCCAGTATAGCTGCCGGGTCATGCCGGGATTTTTGAGCAGTTTTCTGCCGTAA
- a CDS encoding Xaa-Pro peptidase family protein yields MERICIPDHEFKERVRKAQLAMAAEGVDILFAFANEAEPQFVRYLSDYWPSFETAAVMMGQKGEPVLLIGPESLTFASDRSRIPDIRRVKCLRESSNPEYPGHKLDTIAEAIESVRSGPVRRLAVAGYNLVPKIVYDDLREALDELGGGEIVRGDQIIMDLRMVKSENEIACLKKAGEITVNALKKVLENIRPGMTEQQVCGIAMGEMLAQGAESEAYPFWALAGQGSDQAISRPRAKVIEKHDYVHLGVAARYEGYAATIGRGVFFGEPDAWVLDAMKAGYEAAAVVEEQLFDGNNAGTVAKRYVESLKKTGHDQYLLYGPCHATGLMEGEPPWIETNSDYVIHENMCYCIDIFMGDGKGKGLRVEESVRVGKERADIYTPFPREIIRL; encoded by the coding sequence ATGGAAAGAATATGTATTCCCGATCATGAATTTAAGGAGAGGGTGAGGAAGGCTCAGCTGGCTATGGCGGCGGAGGGCGTGGATATCCTGTTTGCGTTTGCCAACGAAGCGGAGCCTCAGTTTGTGAGATATTTGAGCGATTACTGGCCGTCTTTTGAAACTGCGGCTGTCATGATGGGGCAGAAGGGGGAACCGGTCCTGTTGATCGGTCCGGAAAGCCTGACATTTGCGTCGGACCGTTCCAGGATACCGGACATCCGCCGGGTGAAATGCCTGCGGGAGTCCTCCAACCCGGAATATCCCGGACATAAGCTCGATACCATAGCGGAAGCGATCGAGAGCGTGAGGAGCGGGCCGGTCAGACGGCTGGCGGTAGCCGGATACAATCTGGTGCCGAAGATCGTGTATGATGATCTGCGGGAAGCCCTTGACGAGCTGGGCGGCGGCGAGATCGTAAGAGGGGATCAGATCATCATGGATCTCAGGATGGTCAAGTCGGAGAATGAGATCGCCTGTCTGAAAAAAGCCGGGGAGATTACGGTGAACGCACTCAAAAAGGTCCTGGAGAATATCAGGCCGGGGATGACGGAGCAGCAGGTCTGCGGGATCGCCATGGGGGAGATGTTGGCGCAGGGAGCAGAGAGCGAGGCTTATCCCTTCTGGGCGCTGGCCGGGCAGGGAAGCGACCAGGCCATCAGCAGGCCAAGGGCCAAGGTGATCGAAAAGCACGATTATGTCCATCTGGGGGTAGCTGCACGATATGAAGGTTATGCTGCGACTATCGGGCGCGGAGTGTTTTTCGGGGAACCGGACGCCTGGGTTCTGGATGCCATGAAAGCGGGCTATGAGGCCGCCGCAGTGGTGGAGGAACAGCTGTTTGACGGGAACAATGCGGGGACAGTTGCAAAACGCTATGTGGAGTCCCTAAAAAAGACAGGCCATGACCAGTATCTTCTGTACGGCCCCTGCCATGCCACAGGGTTGATGGAAGGGGAGCCGCCATGGATCGAGACCAATTCTGATTACGTGATCCATGAAAATATGTGTTATTGTATCGACATATTTATGGGAGACGGCAAAGGGAAAGGGCTGCGTGTGGAAGAGAGCGTGAGGGTTGGAAAGGAACGGGCGGATATCTATACGCCGTTCCCGAGAGAGATCATACGCCTGTAA
- a CDS encoding sodium/proline symporter: MTSGQIGILTSIIVYLIAMVYVGFYFSKKGSGDSADEFYLGGRKLGPLVTAMSAEASDMSSWLLMGLPGVAYLTGIADAGWTAIGLAVGTYLNWLIVAKRLRRYSIACNAITIPDFFSRRYRDEKNILMCIAAIVILIFFIPYTASGFKAVGTLFNSLFGVDYHAAMIVGAIVIVGYTVLGGFMAVSTTDLIQSIVMSIALVIIVFYGISMAGGWDTVMLNAKSLSGYLSMTHLHDTATGTAAPYGFISIVSTFAWGLGYFGMPHILLRFMAIADENKLKTSRRIASVWVVISMFVAILIGIIGYSVSLAGKIPAFASSAESETIIIRLADLLGRHGLLLSIVAGVVLAGILACTMSTADSQLLTAASGVSQNLLQDFLKIKLDNKASMTAARLTVIGIALVAIGLAWNPDSSVFTIVSFAWAGFGASFGPVMLFSLFWKRTNLQGALAGMISGGIMVFAWKYGVRPLGGGWNVYELLPAFIVASAAILIVSLATAPPSKEICDEFDSIGK, encoded by the coding sequence ATGACATCTGGACAGATCGGGATTCTCACATCCATCATTGTCTATCTGATCGCAATGGTATATGTGGGGTTCTATTTCAGCAAAAAGGGAAGCGGTGATTCCGCGGATGAATTCTATCTTGGAGGCAGGAAGCTTGGACCTTTAGTGACCGCCATGAGCGCGGAGGCTTCCGATATGAGCAGCTGGCTTCTGATGGGGCTCCCGGGCGTGGCATACTTAACCGGGATCGCCGACGCGGGATGGACTGCCATCGGGCTTGCAGTGGGGACTTATTTGAACTGGCTGATCGTAGCCAAACGGCTCCGCCGCTACTCCATCGCCTGCAATGCCATCACGATACCGGACTTTTTCTCCCGCCGCTACCGGGATGAGAAAAATATCCTGATGTGTATCGCAGCCATCGTGATCCTGATCTTCTTCATTCCGTATACGGCTTCCGGTTTTAAGGCGGTAGGGACGCTTTTTAACAGCCTGTTTGGAGTGGACTATCATGCCGCAATGATCGTGGGCGCCATTGTCATCGTCGGATATACGGTCCTGGGCGGATTTATGGCGGTATCCACCACGGACCTGATCCAGAGCATCGTCATGAGCATCGCACTGGTGATCATCGTCTTCTACGGGATCAGCATGGCGGGAGGCTGGGATACGGTCATGCTAAACGCAAAATCCTTAAGCGGTTATCTGTCCATGACGCACCTTCATGACACCGCCACCGGGACCGCAGCCCCTTACGGCTTTATCTCCATCGTTTCTACATTCGCGTGGGGGCTGGGATACTTTGGGATGCCCCATATCCTGCTGCGCTTTATGGCAATTGCGGACGAAAACAAGTTAAAGACTTCGCGCCGTATCGCTTCCGTATGGGTTGTGATCTCCATGTTTGTGGCGATCCTGATCGGAATCATCGGCTACAGCGTTTCTCTTGCAGGGAAGATTCCTGCATTTGCCAGCAGCGCCGAATCTGAGACCATTATCATCCGGCTGGCTGACCTGCTGGGCCGCCACGGCCTGCTGCTCTCCATCGTCGCAGGTGTGGTACTGGCTGGTATCCTGGCCTGCACCATGTCCACAGCAGATTCCCAGCTTCTGACCGCCGCATCCGGCGTGTCCCAGAACCTGCTGCAGGATTTCTTGAAGATCAAACTGGACAATAAGGCTTCCATGACGGCAGCGCGCCTTACGGTCATCGGCATCGCCCTGGTGGCTATCGGCCTGGCATGGAACCCGGACAGCTCCGTGTTTACGATCGTATCCTTTGCGTGGGCGGGCTTCGGCGCCTCCTTCGGCCCGGTGATGCTGTTCTCCCTGTTCTGGAAACGCACCAACTTACAGGGCGCCCTGGCCGGCATGATCTCCGGCGGTATCATGGTCTTTGCCTGGAAATACGGCGTCCGTCCGCTGGGCGGCGGCTGGAACGTCTACGAGCTGCTCCCGGCCTTTATCGTGGCTTCCGCAGCGATCCTCATCGTATCTCTCGCCACGGCTCCGCCTTCCAAAGAGATCTGTGATGAGTTTGATTCCATTGGGAAATAA
- a CDS encoding ABC transporter permease, with amino-acid sequence MGNVKVSEWTAKDILVKYGVYLILVVLMVVFSFVNKKFLTFDNFMLMLQQLAPFGIAVIGMTFVLITAGIDISVGRIMFISGVVVGEVLTRLPAQVAESPFVIVICTLIVMLVGAAFGLANGLLITKMKIYPFIATLIMGYIARGLGLSIAGITKYDVSVLGKVTNARIAGVPVAFIIFIILAAGMNFVLRNTKFGRHTMAIGNNPHAAEQIGINVTRHKIIIYVLCGIFAAVGGMFSAGQISEVFTTFGENNEFQIISATVIGGTSLFGGRGTILPGAIFGVLLIQVVLNGLSMMNASVYVFNIVRGVIIFIAVALDCINYKGELR; translated from the coding sequence ATGGGAAATGTGAAGGTTTCTGAGTGGACGGCAAAAGACATCCTTGTGAAGTACGGCGTATACCTCATCCTGGTAGTTTTGATGGTCGTTTTCAGTTTTGTCAATAAAAAGTTCCTTACCTTTGATAATTTTATGCTGATGCTCCAGCAGCTGGCGCCGTTTGGGATTGCAGTGATCGGAATGACGTTTGTCCTGATCACGGCCGGGATTGATATTTCTGTAGGCCGGATCATGTTTATTTCCGGCGTGGTGGTCGGCGAGGTGCTCACGAGGCTGCCGGCGCAGGTGGCGGAGTCTCCATTTGTCATCGTGATCTGCACGTTGATCGTTATGCTGGTGGGAGCGGCTTTTGGGCTGGCAAACGGGCTGCTGATCACAAAGATGAAGATCTATCCTTTCATCGCAACGCTGATCATGGGCTACATAGCAAGAGGGCTTGGGCTTTCCATAGCCGGGATCACAAAATATGATGTGAGCGTTCTTGGAAAGGTGACAAATGCCAGGATCGCCGGCGTTCCCGTGGCGTTTATCATCTTTATCATCCTGGCGGCGGGCATGAACTTTGTGCTGAGGAATACGAAATTTGGACGGCACACCATGGCGATCGGGAACAATCCCCATGCGGCGGAACAGATCGGGATCAATGTGACCAGGCATAAGATCATCATCTATGTTCTGTGCGGAATCTTCGCTGCAGTTGGAGGGATGTTCTCGGCAGGCCAGATCAGCGAGGTGTTTACGACCTTTGGTGAGAACAACGAGTTTCAGATCATATCAGCAACGGTCATAGGAGGGACCAGCCTGTTTGGCGGCAGGGGGACAATCCTTCCGGGGGCGATCTTTGGAGTGCTGCTGATCCAGGTGGTTTTAAACGGATTATCCATGATGAATGCGTCGGTGTATGTATTCAATATTGTGAGGGGCGTCATTATCTTTATTGCGGTGGCTTTGGACTGTATCAACTATAAAGGAGAATTGAGGTAG
- a CDS encoding sugar ABC transporter ATP-binding protein — protein sequence MMSEPILRLENICKSFFGVQVLYDISLELYEGEVLGLVGENGAGKSTMMNVVGGVLPGDSGTMYVNGKEYKPSSPRMATEAGIGFIHQELSLFTNLSVAENIFIDDYPKKFAGFIDKKETCSRTKGFLERYHVDVKNPNTVVGSLSMGTRQMIEILKALVKEAKILIFDEPTTSLSGREKETLFETIRELKKSGYSIVYISHILEDVLLLSDRISVLRDGHVIRTDRTANWTKEEMIRQMVGRDMKQVYPEVQKTIGSETVLETKGLCCAGFVKDVSLQLKKGEILGMFGLMGAGRSEVARAVFGVDPIESGEVIIKGTPFTRITPELCIRNKMAFVTENRREEGLLMPKTVCENAALVLERDLVGRLGIIDVAREEQMTEKAISEMGVKSADPRTQAVNSLSGGNQQKVVVGKWVVTEPEILIVDEPTRGIDVGAKYEIYKLLKGLAARGAAILFISSEMEELMGMCDSIIAMKDGVISGRVDRSEFSQENIGTLAL from the coding sequence ATGATGAGTGAACCAATTTTGCGTTTGGAGAACATCTGTAAGAGCTTCTTTGGGGTGCAGGTGCTCTATGATATCTCCCTTGAACTGTATGAGGGGGAGGTCCTGGGGCTTGTGGGAGAGAACGGAGCCGGAAAATCCACGATGATGAACGTGGTGGGCGGAGTGCTTCCCGGTGACAGCGGGACGATGTACGTGAATGGGAAGGAGTATAAGCCTTCAAGCCCGAGGATGGCAACGGAAGCCGGCATCGGTTTCATCCATCAGGAGCTGAGCCTGTTCACCAATTTAAGCGTGGCGGAGAATATTTTTATAGATGATTACCCGAAGAAATTTGCAGGCTTCATTGACAAGAAAGAAACCTGCAGCAGAACGAAGGGATTTTTGGAGCGTTACCATGTAGATGTTAAGAATCCCAACACGGTTGTGGGCAGCCTGTCCATGGGTACCAGGCAGATGATCGAGATACTAAAAGCCCTGGTCAAGGAGGCGAAGATCCTGATCTTTGACGAGCCGACCACATCCCTTTCGGGGCGTGAGAAGGAAACGCTTTTTGAGACAATCCGGGAACTTAAAAAATCTGGATATTCCATCGTTTATATCTCCCATATCCTGGAGGACGTGCTGCTTTTGAGCGACCGGATCAGCGTACTGAGGGACGGGCATGTGATCAGGACGGACCGGACCGCCAACTGGACGAAGGAAGAGATGATCCGCCAGATGGTGGGACGCGATATGAAGCAGGTATATCCGGAAGTGCAAAAGACCATCGGCAGCGAGACCGTTCTGGAGACAAAGGGGCTTTGCTGTGCGGGTTTTGTGAAAGACGTCTCTCTACAGCTCAAAAAGGGTGAGATACTGGGAATGTTTGGCCTTATGGGGGCCGGCCGCTCCGAGGTGGCAAGGGCTGTCTTCGGCGTGGATCCTATAGAGAGCGGAGAGGTGATCATAAAGGGAACGCCGTTTACAAGGATCACGCCGGAGCTCTGTATCCGGAATAAAATGGCGTTTGTCACGGAAAACAGGCGGGAGGAAGGACTTTTGATGCCCAAAACCGTGTGTGAGAACGCAGCGCTTGTACTGGAACGGGATCTGGTGGGGCGGCTGGGGATCATCGATGTGGCCCGGGAGGAGCAGATGACAGAAAAAGCGATCAGCGAGATGGGCGTAAAGTCTGCGGATCCCCGAACCCAGGCGGTCAACAGTCTGTCGGGCGGAAACCAGCAGAAGGTGGTCGTGGGCAAATGGGTGGTCACAGAGCCGGAGATCCTGATCGTGGACGAGCCTACAAGAGGCATCGACGTGGGGGCGAAGTATGAGATATACAAGCTGTTAAAAGGGCTGGCAGCCAGAGGCGCGGCTATCCTGTTCATATCCTCGGAGATGGAGGAGCTGATGGGGATGTGCGACAGCATCATCGCCATGAAGGACGGCGTGATCTCCGGGCGCGTGGATCGATCGGAGTTCAGCCAGGAAAATATTGGCACACTGGCTTTATAG
- a CDS encoding LacI family DNA-binding transcriptional regulator: protein MEKKMSIKKISELAGVSPTTVSFVLNNRKGIGEETRKKVMEVIEREQYVPNINSRRLSLNRSFNLGFITNDNFAMLTDAFASRVMIEAVRKANSLGYSITLIPVTGNDMEKALRKSINQGNIDGAIVIHDISQTEYKALKQEGVPLVVIDSHMKNPAYSCVNVDYKDAAYKVVEYLLDQGHRDIAYIGIESLPDLYVSCLQGYCEALATRSISINAEWIMSVVDYENGVDDKIAEKFRKGNLPSAIFCANDFTAIGTINGLYKLGLTVPGDVSVISIDDIYLAKMFRPSLTTMKIDIEDMGSKAIEILDRLISKKTDREVHTMKAENLVIRESVRKINK, encoded by the coding sequence ATGGAAAAAAAGATGAGTATCAAGAAGATTTCGGAGCTGGCTGGGGTATCTCCAACTACAGTTTCTTTTGTCCTGAATAACCGGAAGGGGATCGGTGAGGAGACCAGGAAAAAAGTGATGGAAGTCATCGAACGGGAGCAGTATGTCCCCAATATCAATTCCAGAAGGCTCAGCCTGAACCGGAGCTTTAATCTGGGCTTTATTACAAATGACAATTTTGCCATGCTGACAGACGCGTTTGCTTCCAGAGTCATGATCGAGGCTGTCAGAAAAGCCAACAGCCTGGGATACAGCATTACCCTGATCCCAGTCACGGGGAATGACATGGAGAAGGCCCTGCGTAAGTCCATCAACCAGGGCAATATAGACGGCGCGATCGTGATCCATGATATCAGCCAGACGGAGTATAAGGCGCTGAAGCAGGAGGGCGTCCCGCTTGTAGTTATCGATTCCCATATGAAAAACCCCGCGTATTCCTGCGTCAATGTGGACTACAAGGACGCTGCCTATAAAGTGGTGGAATATCTTTTGGATCAGGGGCACCGGGACATCGCCTACATTGGCATTGAGAGCCTGCCGGACTTATATGTCAGCTGCCTGCAGGGATATTGTGAAGCGCTGGCGACCCGGAGTATCAGCATTAATGCAGAGTGGATCATGAGCGTGGTGGACTACGAAAATGGTGTGGACGACAAGATTGCGGAGAAATTCCGGAAGGGAAACCTGCCTTCCGCTATTTTTTGTGCAAATGATTTTACGGCGATCGGTACCATCAACGGGCTTTACAAGCTGGGCCTTACGGTTCCGGGGGATGTTTCTGTGATCTCCATTGACGATATTTATCTTGCCAAGATGTTCCGCCCCTCCCTGACTACCATGAAGATCGATATTGAAGATATGGGCAGCAAGGCGATCGAGATCCTGGACCGCCTGATCAGCAAGAAGACAGACAGGGAAGTCCATACCATGAAGGCAGAGAACCTGGTGATAAGAGAATCTGTCAGGAAAATTAATAAATAA